A single genomic interval of Adhaeribacter pallidiroseus harbors:
- a CDS encoding DUF559 domain-containing protein, producing the protein MVHNCIECGSALHFSVLNYSTSNFGVPLCRNHQDWIRSKSSQTTNETIDLYFALKQRGVPAELEKFDGYKTIDIAVTDAKVNIEVDGGHHIYDQRQALADLKRTYYSFLKGFLTLRIPNTLIHCNLEETANYLTDFLIQSKNNKYIQ; encoded by the coding sequence ATGGTTCATAACTGCATTGAATGCGGAAGCGCACTTCATTTTAGCGTATTAAATTACTCAACATCGAACTTTGGCGTTCCTTTGTGCCGAAATCATCAAGATTGGATAAGATCAAAGTCAAGTCAAACTACAAATGAAACCATTGATTTATATTTTGCTTTAAAGCAAAGAGGTGTTCCAGCTGAATTAGAAAAATTTGATGGTTATAAAACAATTGATATTGCAGTTACAGATGCAAAAGTTAATATTGAAGTAGATGGTGGTCATCATATCTACGACCAAAGGCAGGCCCTTGCCGATTTAAAAAGAACTTATTATTCTTTCCTGAAAGGATTTCTAACTTTAAGAATTCCAAATACATTGATTCATTGCAACCTTGAAGAAACAGCTAATTATCTAACAGACTTTCTAATTCAAAGCAAAAATAATAAGTATATTCAATAA
- a CDS encoding YciI family protein, which yields MTDNEKNIMQKHVQYCQQYLTNGQIVVFGPVLDSAATYGVAIMAVSAESQIKEFIQNDPASEVNQYAYCPMLAMVAPE from the coding sequence ATGACGGATAATGAAAAAAACATCATGCAAAAGCACGTGCAGTATTGTCAGCAATACCTTACAAATGGGCAAATAGTTGTATTCGGGCCCGTGCTGGACTCGGCCGCAACTTACGGGGTGGCCATTATGGCGGTTTCGGCTGAGAGTCAGATCAAAGAATTTATTCAAAACGACCCTGCCTCGGAAGTAAACCAGTACGCGTATTGCCCGATGCTGGCGATGGTAGCTCCGGAATAA
- a CDS encoding MarR family winged helix-turn-helix transcriptional regulator gives MKSKDLPIGYWIKQVDCLLTQGIDKIQAAFNFSRTDWQILNAINENPGLSKPDLTKLMLPFADNNTVEAILLQFHQKGITEEDFSIRLTRAGKEMHQACLSRQIAFRKQSMQHITESDYQTTVATLRQLVTNLNPS, from the coding sequence ATGAAGTCAAAAGATTTGCCGATTGGTTACTGGATTAAGCAAGTAGATTGCTTACTTACGCAAGGGATTGATAAAATTCAGGCAGCGTTTAATTTTTCCAGAACTGATTGGCAGATTCTAAACGCTATAAACGAAAACCCAGGTCTTTCTAAACCGGATTTAACTAAACTGATGCTGCCTTTCGCGGATAACAACACCGTAGAAGCTATATTACTCCAGTTTCATCAAAAGGGTATTACAGAAGAAGACTTTTCAATTCGATTAACAAGGGCCGGGAAAGAAATGCATCAAGCTTGTTTAAGCCGGCAAATTGCTTTTCGGAAACAAAGTATGCAGCATATTACGGAGTCTGACTATCAAACCACGGTGGCAACTTTGCGGCAATTAGTTACAAACCTGAATCCTTCTTAA
- a CDS encoding glycoside hydrolase family 140 protein: protein MTLIFSLRLFTSRPLLWIVALTAFLLVTQVPAAKAQYQLKVSPNKRFILKENNQPFFYLGDTAWELFHRLDRENADKYLQDRADKGFTVIQAVVLAELDGLRDPNPYGQLPLVNNDPTKPNEEYFKHVDYIVNKAGSLGLYIGMLPTWGDKIFKDKWGEGPEIFNPQNAEAYGKYLGSRYKNKPVIWILGGDRNPRNEQDIVIWRAMAKGIVAGAGNNNQDKVLMTFHPQPKEKGGSSTWFHNDAWLDFNMFQTGHCRFSDVYEHISYDYNLANTKPTMDGEPIYEDHPVCFNTKENGYSKAYDVRRAAYLDLFAGAFGHTYGCHAIWQMNDAMGKNINGPLGPWSEAINLPGSSHMSHVRALIESRPILDRVPDQSLITSALEGGDRVQATRGKDYVFVYSTSGKPFTVNMGKITGTEVNAHWFDPRTGVSTPFGKFKNSGAQSFTPPSQGRDNDWVLILDDVAKAYVAPKVWKKS from the coding sequence ATGACGCTAATCTTTTCCTTACGTTTATTTACCAGTCGGCCTTTGCTCTGGATCGTGGCCCTTACCGCATTTTTGTTGGTAACCCAGGTTCCTGCTGCAAAAGCGCAGTATCAATTAAAAGTAAGTCCTAACAAACGGTTTATTTTAAAAGAAAACAATCAGCCGTTTTTTTACCTCGGCGACACGGCCTGGGAATTATTTCACCGTCTCGACCGGGAAAATGCCGATAAATACCTGCAAGACCGCGCCGATAAAGGCTTTACCGTAATACAAGCCGTAGTATTGGCCGAACTGGATGGCCTCCGGGATCCGAATCCGTACGGGCAATTACCGCTGGTAAACAACGATCCTACGAAACCCAACGAAGAATATTTTAAGCACGTTGATTATATTGTAAACAAGGCCGGATCTTTAGGTTTATACATTGGGATGTTGCCTACTTGGGGCGATAAAATTTTTAAAGATAAATGGGGCGAGGGACCGGAAATATTTAATCCGCAAAATGCCGAAGCTTACGGCAAATATTTAGGAAGCCGGTACAAAAATAAACCGGTCATCTGGATATTAGGTGGCGACCGGAACCCTCGAAACGAGCAGGATATTGTTATTTGGCGAGCCATGGCCAAGGGTATTGTAGCCGGAGCCGGCAATAATAACCAAGATAAAGTCCTGATGACCTTTCATCCGCAGCCCAAAGAAAAAGGCGGCTCTTCTACCTGGTTTCACAACGATGCCTGGCTTGACTTTAACATGTTCCAAACGGGGCACTGCCGTTTCTCGGACGTGTACGAGCACATCAGTTATGATTACAACCTGGCTAATACCAAACCAACTATGGACGGCGAGCCGATATACGAAGATCATCCGGTTTGTTTTAACACGAAAGAAAATGGCTACTCCAAAGCTTACGATGTAAGAAGAGCGGCTTATTTAGATTTATTCGCCGGTGCTTTTGGCCATACTTACGGGTGCCATGCCATCTGGCAAATGAACGATGCAATGGGCAAAAACATAAACGGACCTTTGGGGCCCTGGTCTGAAGCAATAAATTTGCCCGGCAGTAGCCACATGAGCCATGTTCGTGCCCTGATAGAATCTAGGCCTATCCTGGACCGGGTGCCCGACCAAAGTTTAATTACATCTGCTTTAGAAGGAGGTGATCGCGTACAAGCTACCCGCGGAAAAGATTATGTTTTTGTTTATTCTACTTCCGGGAAACCATTTACGGTAAATATGGGCAAAATTACGGGTACCGAAGTAAACGCACACTGGTTCGATCCACGTACGGGCGTCTCCACTCCCTTCGGAAAATTTAAAAATTCGGGAGCGCAAAGCTTTACTCCTCCCAGCCAGGGCCGCGATAACGATTGGGTATTAATTCTGGATGATGTGGCCAAAGCTTACGTGGCTCCTAAAGTTTGGAAAAAATCGTAA
- a CDS encoding porin, with translation MKKTALLLIAALFSGAFAANAQSDSTATATPTAATEAGSLSISGYVDAYYLYNTNNPASGVNQGRIFDLLHNNFSLGLVQTALTYTKGKLKVVADLTYGPNADLGNFGNYRSLNTNREDITSTSFAIKQAYGTYNFTDKLALTVGQYGTHIGYELIDAPLNYNYSLSYLFGNGPFYHTGAKLDYVASDKFSLMFGVVNGWDALQDFNKGKTLTAQVHLVPVEGFHVYANWIGGDEYNGNSAFGNDRGSYTSLFDLTTAFQVTDAFKIGVNAAYGSFKTGAAQEVPGTRWMNDANWGGAALYLNYTVSDKFGLGLRAEHFNDKEGVRYFDKIQATEFTLTGNIKLADGNFNIKPEIRFDTTKDPFFTSGESKLKKNQTTLGAAVVYSFNGSFNK, from the coding sequence ATGAAAAAAACAGCTCTACTCTTAATAGCTGCTTTATTTAGCGGAGCTTTTGCGGCCAATGCCCAGTCAGATTCTACTGCAACTGCTACCCCGACTGCCGCTACCGAAGCAGGTTCCCTTAGTATTAGTGGGTACGTGGATGCTTATTATTTGTACAACACCAACAATCCAGCGAGCGGTGTAAACCAAGGCCGGATCTTTGACTTACTGCACAATAATTTTTCGTTGGGTTTAGTACAAACCGCTTTAACTTATACCAAAGGGAAACTGAAAGTAGTGGCCGATTTAACTTATGGCCCGAACGCTGACTTAGGTAATTTTGGAAATTACCGTTCCTTAAACACCAACCGGGAGGATATAACGTCTACTTCTTTTGCCATTAAACAAGCTTACGGTACTTACAACTTTACCGATAAACTAGCTTTAACCGTAGGGCAGTACGGTACCCACATTGGATACGAACTGATTGATGCTCCGCTTAACTATAATTACAGCTTATCTTACTTATTCGGCAACGGCCCGTTTTACCATACCGGAGCGAAACTGGACTACGTTGCTTCGGATAAGTTTAGTTTAATGTTTGGCGTAGTAAATGGCTGGGATGCTTTGCAGGATTTTAATAAAGGTAAAACCCTGACGGCTCAGGTGCATTTGGTGCCCGTAGAAGGTTTCCACGTGTATGCCAACTGGATCGGCGGTGATGAATACAACGGCAATTCGGCCTTTGGTAACGACAGAGGTTCTTATACCAGCTTGTTCGATTTAACCACCGCTTTTCAGGTAACGGATGCTTTTAAAATTGGGGTAAACGCCGCTTATGGTTCATTTAAAACCGGTGCGGCCCAGGAAGTTCCCGGCACCCGCTGGATGAACGATGCTAACTGGGGAGGTGCCGCCTTGTACTTAAACTACACCGTGTCGGATAAATTTGGTCTTGGTTTGCGGGCCGAGCATTTCAATGATAAAGAGGGCGTACGGTATTTTGATAAAATCCAGGCTACGGAGTTTACGCTAACTGGTAACATAAAACTGGCAGATGGTAATTTTAATATCAAACCAGAAATCCGGTTTGATACAACCAAAGATCCTTTTTTTACTTCCGGCGAAAGCAAATTAAAAAAGAACCAGACAACCCTGGGAGCAGCCGTTGTTTATTCATTTAACGGTTCATTTAACAAGTAA
- a CDS encoding citrate synthase has protein sequence MSDSAELILEGKSYALPIVVGTENEKAIDINALRAQTGHITIDSGYKNTGATQSAITYLDGELGVLHYRGYSIEQLAAKSNFIEVAYLLIYGELPTQHELTHFNEQISKRTLIHENFRTLLSAYPADAHPMAILASMICSLTAFHPDSLDPNLTEEQIDLNITRLLGKITTIAAWSYKHAVGKPFVYPKKSLDYCSNFLQMMFSNPTENYHVNPVVVDALNKLLILHADHEQNCSTSTVRLVGSSNASLFGSISAGVNALWGPLHGGANQEVIEMLEAIKADGGDSKKWIDKAKDKNDPFRLMGFGHRVYKNFDPRAKIIKAACDNILYNLGVKDPILEIAKQLEEAALTDPYFVERKLYPNVDFYSGIIYKAIGLPKEMFTVMFAIGRLPGWIAQWKEMRENKEPIGRPRQIYTGQTAREYVDIKNR, from the coding sequence ATGTCTGATTCAGCAGAATTAATTTTAGAAGGCAAATCCTACGCTCTGCCTATAGTTGTTGGTACCGAAAATGAAAAAGCCATTGATATAAATGCCCTTCGGGCACAAACCGGGCATATCACGATCGACTCTGGTTATAAAAACACGGGTGCTACGCAAAGTGCCATTACTTACTTAGATGGGGAGTTGGGAGTGCTGCATTACCGGGGTTATTCTATAGAACAGTTAGCGGCTAAGTCGAACTTTATAGAAGTAGCTTATTTATTAATCTACGGCGAATTGCCCACGCAGCACGAGCTTACGCATTTTAACGAGCAAATTTCGAAACGCACTTTAATCCACGAAAACTTTCGCACCTTATTAAGTGCTTACCCCGCTGATGCGCACCCCATGGCTATTTTGGCTTCTATGATTTGTTCTTTAACCGCTTTTCACCCGGATAGCCTGGACCCTAACTTAACCGAGGAACAAATTGATTTAAACATTACCCGCCTGTTAGGCAAAATTACCACCATTGCGGCTTGGTCGTATAAACACGCGGTGGGTAAGCCTTTTGTTTACCCCAAAAAAAGCTTAGATTATTGCTCTAACTTTTTACAAATGATGTTTTCTAACCCCACGGAAAATTATCACGTGAACCCGGTAGTAGTGGACGCCCTAAATAAATTGTTGATTCTGCACGCCGATCACGAGCAAAACTGCTCTACCTCCACAGTACGTTTAGTGGGTTCTTCTAACGCCAGCTTATTTGGTTCTATTTCGGCGGGTGTTAATGCTTTATGGGGACCTTTGCACGGTGGCGCGAACCAGGAAGTAATTGAAATGCTGGAAGCGATTAAAGCCGATGGCGGCGATTCAAAGAAATGGATCGATAAAGCGAAAGATAAAAACGATCCGTTCCGTTTAATGGGTTTTGGTCATCGGGTATACAAAAATTTCGATCCGCGCGCTAAAATTATCAAAGCGGCGTGCGATAACATCTTGTATAATCTGGGCGTGAAAGATCCGATTCTGGAAATTGCGAAGCAGTTAGAAGAAGCTGCTTTAACCGATCCGTATTTTGTAGAGCGCAAATTATACCCGAACGTGGATTTTTATTCCGGTATTATTTACAAAGCGATTGGTTTGCCGAAAGAAATGTTTACGGTAATGTTTGCGATTGGCCGTTTACCCGGCTGGATTGCCCAATGGAAAGAAATGCGGGAAAATAAAGAGCCTATTGGCCGGCCCCGCCAGATTTATACAGGTCAAACGGCCCGCGAATACGTGGATATTAAGAACAGATAG